CAATGACTTCAATGGCTTGGTCAGCTTCTTTACTAATTGCCGCATTTTTATTACAGGATAACGCAACTGTTTTTGCTCCAATACTTCTAGCATAGCGAAGCGCTCCAATTACGTAAGGGGTCCTGCCGCTAGCCGCGATTCCAATCACTGTGTCGTTCTCTGTCAAATTCAAATCCTTCAGGTCCTTTACGCCAAGTTCCATATTATCCTCAGCACCTTCAACTGCTTTCAGAAAGGCACCCTCTCCTCCAGCCATTAACCCTACAACCATTTCTGGTTCTGTGCTAAAGGTTGGTGGACATTCAACTGCGTCCAATACACCTAACCTGCCGCTTGTTCCGGCACCTAAATATATCAGGCGTCCGCCTTTTTTATAGGATTCAAATACAAACTGAACTGCTGCTTCTATATCTGGTAAAACTTCTTTGACAGCTAGTGCCACCAGTTGGTCTTGTTCGTTCATAATTCGTAATATATCAATTGGACTAGCCGTATCAATCTGCATAGTTTCTTTATTTCGGGATTCGGTCGTTAATAATTCGAGATTTTCTTCGATCATTTCCTTATCCTCCTCGTTCGTTTTTCTAGTTGTAAGCGATTACTATGCACTCATTATATCGCGTGTGAAATAATAATTCAACATTTTTATAAAAATAATGAAATTATATTTCAACATTATTCTAATAGAAAACGACGAATGGCCTGTGCAACGCCTGCTTCATGATTACTTCCCGTCACCTGATCTGCCAGATTCTTCACATCGTCCGGTGCATTTCCCATTGCAATCCCTAGTCCTGCAGCACTTAGCATAAGGGAATCATTGTAATTATCCCCAATCGCCGCAATTTGCGAAATGTGAATATCGTACATGTCACCAAGCTTTATTAAGGATGAAGCCTTACTCACACCAGCAGGTGAAATCTCCAAATTTAAAAAATTGAAACTACTGCTGATTTCCATTCCGCCCACCTGTTTATCAATCGTCTTTGAAAAATCAGCGAGTTTCCCCTCATCATTAAAGACAGCAATTTTCGTAATCACGGGTTGATTACTTCTAACATAGCGATAAAAATCATCGACCATTTTCACCTTACATCTGCTGCGAAAACTCTCACGTTCTTCCAAGTTTACCCCTGTTTTTTCAAAAGAGAGGATATTATTTTCAATCCAGTTCTTATTCCATTTCGTTTCTGATGGAACGAGTAAGGTATTTCCTTCGTAAAAATGAGCATAAATGCCTTCTCCCTCACATAATTCCCAGAAACTCATAAGGTGGTCATGTTGGAAAACGGACTGCTCACTAATTTCTCCATTTTCATCAAGGATAACAGCTCCGTTATAGGCAATAATCGGCTCTCCTTTTAGTCCTATCGTATTGGCAATCCACCTGGTAGAAAGCGGAGACCGGCCACTGCAGATGACAACCCTTCCTCCCCTTTCGCAGTATTCATGAATCGCCTCGATATTTTCCTTATCAATCTCTCTTTCCTCATTTAATAGTGTTCCGTCCAAATCTGTTGCTAACATTTTATATTTCAAGATATTCTCCCCTTTGCACTTTTATTTCATTATGATTATAGTACTAATTAAAATATTATTTCAAAAATAATTTTTACCATATTATTGGAAATGTTGATATAAAAGGGATGGTGCTGTCAAATGCTTCAACCAGAGCTCGCTGAAAAAATAGTGAGGGAAGTTCAGAAATTAATGTCAGAAGAAATTATCGTTGTGAACACAGATGGCATCATTATGGCAAGCACTAACCAAGTTCGACTGGGTACCTTCCATGAAGGAGCCTTCATCACTTCACGGCAGAAGAAAAAGCTGATTATTACCGAAAAAGAAACCGCTCAATTAAAGGGGGTAAAAGCCGGAATCAATCTCCCGATTTTTTTTCAGCATGAGGTCATTGGTGTCATTGGGATTACAGGTGACCCTGAAAGTGTCACCCCCTTTGGAGAAATCATTCGTAAAATGACCGAGCTGTTAATTAGTGAAAATTACTTTGGTGAACAGTTTGAATATCACTCCCGAGCGATGGAAACCTTCGTCCTCGAGTGGCTGCAGGAAAAAGAACCAAGTCCCAGCTTGCTAGAACGTGCCCGCGCGCTTTCGATTAATCTTGATCTTCACCGTACTGCTGTTATCATCGAATTTGGACAGAGAAAGTTTCCATTATCAAGGGATGTGTGGTCAACTATTTTAAATTCCTTTTCCCAAAATAAAAACGATGTGCTAACGAGGTCTGGAAACGAACGAATCATTGTTTTAATCGATTGTTCTGAGTCTGTTCAACCAACCTCCATCAAAAATCGTCTTCAACACTTTTTGCAATATATCAATAATAGCTTTGGTATATCTGCTTATGCAGGGGTTGGTCAGTGTGCACCCCCGTCACAACTGCACCTATCCTATGCTCAAGCAGAACGGGCACTGAAAATAGCTAGACGGACTAGGAATATCATTTTTGATGAAGAGCTAACCCTTGAAATGATCACGGGGGAACTTACACCAGAGGTCAAATCTGAATACATTCAGAGGACCATTGGACCCATTTTAAAAGAAAAAGACCTGCTGGAAACCTTAGGTGCACTATTTAGACAAAACCATTCTTTAAAAAATACGGCACAATCCTTACACATTCATATCAACACACTCCATTATCGTTTGAAGAAAATCGAGGAGCTGACCCATTTAAACCCAAACACCATCCATGATTTGTTTTGTTTGTATCTTGCTGTTAACTTTTTAGATGAATAAACAAAAATAAATCCATTTCATACTAATTTTTTAGATGTTTATCCATAGCAGGCGTATGCCTGTTTTTTTTATACTTTAAGTAGTATGAAAATAGTACGAAAATGGGGGAAAAAGCATGCTCTCGAATGAAGTAAAAGAAAAATTAATTTCAATTGTAACCAAAGAAAACTTCGATGATTCTAAAATAGAACGTTTAGTATATTCCTATGATGCAACACCAAACTTCCAATCGATGCCGGATGCAGTAGTCAGTCCGCGAAATGCAAAGGAAGTATCAGAGATATTGAAGCTATGTAATCAATATGGAGTTCCGATTGTCCCGCGCGGTTCAGGTACCAACCTTTGTGCAGGCACCTGCCCAACCGAGGGCGGAGTTGTTCTTCTTTTTAAACATATGAACCAAATCCTAGAAATAGATGAAGAAAATCTGACGATTACCGTTCAGCCAGGTGTGATTACGCTTGATTTGATTAATGCCATTGAAGAAAAAGGTCTGTTCTATCCGCCAGATCCAAGTTCGATGAAAATCTCTACGATTGGCGGCAATATCAACGAGAATTCAGGCGGTTTGCGCGGACTCAAATACGGCGTAACGCGGGATTATGTGATTGGGCTTGAAGCGGTATTACCGAATGGCGATATCATTCGCACTGGCGGAAAGCTGGCAAAGGATGTAGCGGGATATGACTTAACCCGTCTGTTTGTCGGTTCAGAAGGAACGCTTGTTGTCATTACTGAAGCAACGTTAAAGCTGATTCCAATGCCGGAAACACGGAAAACGATGCTGGCTCTTTACCAAGATCTTTCTGCAGCTGCTCGTTCTGTTTCGAAAATAATTGCCAATAAAATCATTCCAACTACTTTGGAGTTCCTTGACCAAGCAACATTAAAGGTCGTTGAAGATTATGCGCAAATCGGGCTTCCAACAGACGTTCAAGCGGTTCTATTAATTGAACAGGATGGTCCTCAGGAAGTCGTTGAGCGCGATATAGTTAAAATCGCAGAAGTATGTAAGCAGGAAGGTGCGGTTTCGATTCAAATCGCGGCAACCGAAGAGGAAGCCATGGCGCTTAGAACGGCACGACGCGCTGCACTTTCAGCAATTGCCCGTTTAGCGCCAACGACTATTTTGGAGGATGCAACTGTCCCACGTTCAGAAATTGCCAATATGGTAAAAGCGATTAATGAAATTACGGAGAAATATAATCTGACCATTTGTACCTTTGGTCACGCCGGCGACGGCAATCTCCATCCAACTTGCGCAACGGATGCGAGAGATCATGAAGAGATGGAACGCGTTGAAAAAGCGTTCGCTGAAATTTTTGAAAAAGCAATTGAACTAGGTGGAACGATTACCGGGGAACATGGAGTCGGAGCGATGAAGGCACCGTACTTAGAGTGGAAGCTGAAAAAAGAAGGAATCACTGCGATGATGGGGATAAAACAGGCATTTGATCCGAATAACATCATGAACCCTGGAAAAGTCTTTGCGAAAGACAGCAAGAAACGCGTGGTGATTACAAAATGACAACCTTACTCGAACAACAGAAAATTCAAGAGCAATTCAAGGAGCGGATGAACGAGGACGAGTTGCTAAACTGTATGCGCTGCGGCTTTTGTCTGCCAACCTGCCCAACGTATATCGAATCAGGCTACAAGGAATCCCATTCTCCTCGCGGAAGGATTGCGATGATGAAAGCAGTCGTTGACGGAATCGTCGAACCTGATGAGGATTTTGAACGTTCACTCGAGCTTTGTCTTGGTTGCCGCGCCTGCGAACCGGTCTGCCCTTCTGGCGTTAATTATGGTCACTTACTTGAAGAAGCAAGAGATATTATTAATCAAAATAAAAAACATTCTCTGCCTGTTAGGGTTGTCAGAAAAACGGTATTTGAAGGGTTATTCCCTCACCAAAATCGAATGCGCACGATGGTAGGGTTGCTTGGCTTTTATCAGCGTTCTGGTATTCAAACTCTGGCACGTAAAACTGGTTATTTAGGTCTGTTACCTGACAATTTAGCCACTATGGAAAAAGTGCTTCCGAAAGTACCGACTATGAAAGAAATGAAGAATAGACCTGAACACCTGCCGTCATTGGCGGAGAAGGTTCATCGCGTCGCTTTTTTCAGCGGTTGTTTGATGGATACGATGTTCATGAAGACAAACGATTCAACCATGAAATTGCTGCAATTAGCTGGCTGTGAGATCGTGATCCCGAAAGAACAAACTTGCTGTGGGGCATTGCACGGACACAGTGGTGAAAAGGATTCTGCCAAAGAGCTTGCCAAGAGAAATATTGCGGCATTTGAAGATTTAGGTGCCGACTTTATTATTACCAACGCTGGCGGCTGCGGCGCTTTTCTAGTCGATTATGATCATCTGCTGAAGGATGACCCTGTTTGGAGCAAGCGTGCAGTGGCGTTTAAAGAGAAAATAAAGGATATTTCTGAAATCCTCGTGGCGGTTTCTTTTCATAAAAAAGTGAAATTAGAGCTCCCGCCTCAGGTGATTACTTATCAGGATTCCTGCCATTTGAGGAATGTGATGAAGACAGCCTCAGCACCTAGGACACTACTGGGGGCCATAAAAGGGGTACAGTACAAAGAAATGAAAGAAGCAGATCGCTGCTGTGGGTCTGCCGGAATCTATAACATCGTCGAGTCAGAGATGTCGATGGTCATGCTCGACTATAAAATGGTTCAGGCGAAAGCGACTCATGCGACCACCATCGTAACCGCAAACCCTGGATGCTTGCTGCAAATGCAGCTCGGGATTGAGCGCGAAGGCTTGTCTGGCAAAATGCGCGGTGTTCATATCGTGGATTTATTAGCAGAAGCAGTAAAATAACGTGGAAAAAAGACGATTCGGCGGGTTGCGAATCGTCTTTTTTGTTGCTAATCGCTATGCTGGGGACCATGGGGACGGTTCTTGTGGTTTTCACTTGCCAAATTAAAAACCATGAGAACCGTCCCTATGGTTCTAATATCTCATTTAGCCTCTTTTCCAATGATTATGCTATACTTTAGAAAGTTTGTTTATGAGAGAGAGGTTGCTTTTCTTGGAATTATTAGAGTCAAAAGCGAATGCGAAATCAGCATATTTATATTTTTTTATTATTGGGATTGTTCTTGTAGCCTTTAATTTGCGCCCAGCAATTACATCCTTAGGGCCTTTAGTTGGAATGATTCAGGAGGATGTTGGCCTTGCACATTGGAGTGCAGGTTTATTGATGAGTTTACCTTTAGTGGTTTTCGCCATCATGTCTCCACTCGTTCCCAAAATAGCCAATCGGCTGACAAATGAAATGACATTAATTATCGGGTTAACCTCACTTCTAATCGGTATTTCGATACGGTCGATCCCGATGACCTTTTTCCTTTTCGCCGGAACTCTTATGGCTGGATTAGGTATTGCGATTGGAAATGTTCTTTTACCAGCGGTTGTTAAGGATAAGTTCCCAGAGAAATTCGGCTTAATGACAAGTGTTTATTCCACATCAATGGGGTTAATCGCCTCCCTTGCATCAGGAGTCAGTATTCCTTTAGCAATGGATTTAAACCTTGGGTGGCAGGGTGCCCAAATTGTATGGGCGATACCGGTAGTTGTGGCAATCCTAGTATGGGTCTTTCTTCGAAAACATAACGGAAAAGATTCCAGAGTCATCCAAAAGAAGGCGGGCGCTGACTCTCCTACATTATGGCGTACTCCTCTTGCCTGGCAAATTGCTATTTTTATGGGATTCCAATCCTTTTTATTTTATGTGACGATTTCTTGGTTACCTGAAATCTTACATAGTCATGGAATAAGTATGGGTACAGCGGGATGGATGCTTTCCTTTACCCAGCTAATGGGATTACCCGCAAGTTTTTTCATTCCTGTCCTCGCTGGACGTGCTCAATCACAAGTATGGATCGCATTCATGTTAGGGATGTGTGCAGTTGTTGGTTATAGTGGATTACTGTTAGGCGCATCCTATCCGATTTTAATTGCTAGTATTGTCTTAATCGGAATTGCATTGGGAGGAAGTTTCCCCCTAGCTCTAACCTATATCGGACTGCGGGCACGAAATGCAAATCAAGCGGCAGCGTTATCAGGAATGACACAATCAACAGGTTATCTCCTAGCTGCAGTAGGTCCGTTGTTTATTGGCTATTTATTTGATTTAGCACATTCGTGGACCATTCCGATCATTACCCTGATTTTAGTCTCGGTAGTCGTTATCATATTTGGAATGTTATCCGGTCGAAATAGGTATGTATAAATCACAAAAAACCGAAGGAAAAAATCCTTCGGTTTCTATTGAATACAGATTAATTTTTTAAATCAATTTCAACAACAGCATCTTCTTCTGTTACTGCAACCTCTTCAGATTTACCTTCCGGATCTACCTCAACAGCTTCTTCGGAAGTTTCAGTTTCAACAGTATCTACAACAGGTACGTCTTCAGTAACTTCTTCTGCTACCGCATAGACAGCTGAATTGGACGCCGCATGCGCTTTAGCAGTAGCACTTGCTTTTAAACCAGCTTGTGCCTTTGCTTTGTTAGCAGCAGCTGGGTTTACCTTTTCAACCTCAGTTACTTCTTCATCTTCTTCAACTACTGGTACTTCTTTTGTTTCAGTTTCTGCTTCTACTGCTTCTTCATCAACCACTACTTCTTCTGCAACCTCTTCAGATTCAACTTCCGTTTCTACCTCAACAGCTTCTTCGGAAGTTTCAGTTTCAACAGTATCTACAACTGGTACGTCTTCAGTAACTACTTCTGCTACCGCATAGACAGCTGAATTGGACGCCGCATGCGCTTTAGCAGTAGCACTTGCTTTTAAACTAGCTTGTGCCTTTGCTTTGTTAGCAGCAGATGGGTTTACTTTTTCCTCTTCTTCAACAGCTTCCGCTTCTTCGTCATCCTCAGTTTTTACAATTGCGTCTGTTTCAAAATCGATGTTTTTGGAATCTTCGTCCTCATCTTCTTCATCTTCAATTCTCACAACAGAATCGGAGTCAGCATCTGTTTCTTCTTCTTCTTTTGCCGCGTCTTCTTCATCTTCCGTTTTTGCAGCTACATCACTATCAACTTCAACTGCTTCTTTGGATTCAGAATCTGCCTTGGCTTTATCAGCTTCTGTATTCTCAGTTGTACCTTCCGTTTCAAGATCAATAATGGGAGTTTCTTCAACCGGAACTTCTTCCTTAACGGTCTCTTCCACAACCACATCTTCAGCTTTTTCTCCCTTTCCATGAACAGCTGAATTTGGGGCTGCATGCCATTTTGCATTATCGCTTGCATGAACGCTCGCCTGCGACTTACTTGCCTTTTCTTCCTTTGGTTTTACTTGTACGCTTACTTCATCCTTTGCCTGTACAGCTGGTGCTGCCGGAACAACCGGTTTAACATTCACGTTAACCTTTTCTTTATTAGATTGGTTCACTTGAACAGTTTTTTCTGCTTTGGCGTGATCTGGGCCTGCTGCTTCCGTAAATTGACCTCCAGCAAAAATTCCAAACGATAATGCTCCTGCAAGTACAAAAGATTTAGCAACTTTATTAGGGTTTAAGTAATGTTTCATTTTTAATTCGCTCCTTTTATTATCATGATCCGTGGCTTTTAGCTGCGGGGGACACTGTTAATAAAGGAGCTGCCTGCGGCGGTGGCGATGGCGGAGCATTCACCCATTGAGTATTCATCAAGGCTTGCCGGGAAAGGTATGGCTGGACAAGTTTGAATTCAAAGTAGTGATTCCATTCAAACCATTTATCCAACAAGCTTAAATTATTTATCCCATGATTGACCCGATCATTTGATTGACCCCCTGAACTGTTGCTTCTCTGCGTTTGATTCAGTGCTTGGTTCACCTTAGGTATCTCATCCCTGCTGGCAGGATTTTTCTTTGGCTCCTGCTCAACGGATTCTGGTTTTGTTTTGTCTAAGTCTTCATCTTGTAAATAGACAATATTATCTACTTTTACTGGCTTTACTTTTTCGACTTTACCTTCATTATCAGTATCCTGGATAGAATTTTTAGGATTCACCTTTTCTACTGTATGATTTACCTGGACAGCCTCTGCATGTTCGGGGACATTGACCTGAACAGCCTTCTCGGCCTTCTTTACCACCGACTTCGCGTTTCCATTTGCCTGCTCAGGCAAACTTTTTTCCAAGTCAGTCTGATTTGGAGTATTTTGGGCTGGGAGCTGTTTTGCTTGTGCTTGGTTTTCACGAGCATGTTCAGGAATCGTCTTGTTCAGCGATTGCGCCCCCTCAGCTTTTGCTGGTACTGCTATTGTTTCAGGTTCTGTTATTGATGCCGGTTGTGGTATTTGCGCATGTTCCGGTATTGAAGCCGGAGCTTGTCCCTTTTGAGGACGAAGTTCATTCTTCTCGGCAAAAGCATTATCTGGAAAAAAAATCGCCGCACCAACCAATAGAGCTGATATAAGAAATTGGCGGAAGTGCACTATTTCACCCCCTTTCAATAATTCGTAACGTTCACCGACAAAATTCGAGCAAAGTCTTCGTTTTTTGTCGTCTTTTCTTAAAATCGATTCTTTTCACCCAATTCCCTTCAACTGTATGGGTAATTATTAACATTAAAAAAAGACGATTCGGGGGGAACGAATCGTCTCTTTGTACCTACTAGTTAGACAGCTGCTTTATTTTTTTCAGCATGAGTTTTTGTTGTTTTGCGGATGAATGGAACCACCCAACGGTCTAAACCGTATCGTCCTGCGTTGTAGCCTGCTGTTAAGATGATGAAGCCTAAGAAAATGTCTGTTGGGTTATGAGATACAGTTCCGGCTAGGAAGAAAGAGAAGTTCATCACTAGACCAAAGAACATGGCTGCTGTTGTTAAACATCCAAGCATAAGTCCTAAACCGATTAATGTTTCGCCCCAAGGAACGATGGTGTTAAAGACATCAATGTTCGGTATTGCAAAGTTTTCTAAGAAGTGAACATACCAGCTGTAAACCATGTTGCCATCTGGGCCTTTAACTGGATTTTTGACTGCATTAGCTAAAAATCCAGAAGCGTCGAAGCCGCCTGTAAGTTTATGAAAACCAGCTGTGAACCATGCGTAGCCTAGGTATAAACGAATAATAGCTAAAATAGCTGCTGAGATCTTAT
This Neobacillus sp. YX16 DNA region includes the following protein-coding sequences:
- the murQ gene encoding N-acetylmuramic acid 6-phosphate etherase; protein product: MIEENLELLTTESRNKETMQIDTASPIDILRIMNEQDQLVALAVKEVLPDIEAAVQFVFESYKKGGRLIYLGAGTSGRLGVLDAVECPPTFSTEPEMVVGLMAGGEGAFLKAVEGAEDNMELGVKDLKDLNLTENDTVIGIAASGRTPYVIGALRYARSIGAKTVALSCNKNAAISKEADQAIEVIVGPEVLTGSTRLKSGTAHKMILNMISTSSMILLGKAYENLMVDVKVSNLKLKERAIGIIRKITGVSYEAALETLEKSGLQVKTAIVMIKRETTKEQAEKLLTKANGYVKIAIQQ
- a CDS encoding HAD family hydrolase encodes the protein MKYKMLATDLDGTLLNEEREIDKENIEAIHEYCERGGRVVICSGRSPLSTRWIANTIGLKGEPIIAYNGAVILDENGEISEQSVFQHDHLMSFWELCEGEGIYAHFYEGNTLLVPSETKWNKNWIENNILSFEKTGVNLEERESFRSRCKVKMVDDFYRYVRSNQPVITKIAVFNDEGKLADFSKTIDKQVGGMEISSSFNFLNLEISPAGVSKASSLIKLGDMYDIHISQIAAIGDNYNDSLMLSAAGLGIAMGNAPDDVKNLADQVTGSNHEAGVAQAIRRFLLE
- a CDS encoding sugar diacid recognition domain-containing protein — protein: MLQPELAEKIVREVQKLMSEEIIVVNTDGIIMASTNQVRLGTFHEGAFITSRQKKKLIITEKETAQLKGVKAGINLPIFFQHEVIGVIGITGDPESVTPFGEIIRKMTELLISENYFGEQFEYHSRAMETFVLEWLQEKEPSPSLLERARALSINLDLHRTAVIIEFGQRKFPLSRDVWSTILNSFSQNKNDVLTRSGNERIIVLIDCSESVQPTSIKNRLQHFLQYINNSFGISAYAGVGQCAPPSQLHLSYAQAERALKIARRTRNIIFDEELTLEMITGELTPEVKSEYIQRTIGPILKEKDLLETLGALFRQNHSLKNTAQSLHIHINTLHYRLKKIEELTHLNPNTIHDLFCLYLAVNFLDE
- the glcD gene encoding glycolate oxidase subunit GlcD → MLSNEVKEKLISIVTKENFDDSKIERLVYSYDATPNFQSMPDAVVSPRNAKEVSEILKLCNQYGVPIVPRGSGTNLCAGTCPTEGGVVLLFKHMNQILEIDEENLTITVQPGVITLDLINAIEEKGLFYPPDPSSMKISTIGGNINENSGGLRGLKYGVTRDYVIGLEAVLPNGDIIRTGGKLAKDVAGYDLTRLFVGSEGTLVVITEATLKLIPMPETRKTMLALYQDLSAAARSVSKIIANKIIPTTLEFLDQATLKVVEDYAQIGLPTDVQAVLLIEQDGPQEVVERDIVKIAEVCKQEGAVSIQIAATEEEAMALRTARRAALSAIARLAPTTILEDATVPRSEIANMVKAINEITEKYNLTICTFGHAGDGNLHPTCATDARDHEEMERVEKAFAEIFEKAIELGGTITGEHGVGAMKAPYLEWKLKKEGITAMMGIKQAFDPNNIMNPGKVFAKDSKKRVVITK
- a CDS encoding (Fe-S)-binding protein, which translates into the protein MTTLLEQQKIQEQFKERMNEDELLNCMRCGFCLPTCPTYIESGYKESHSPRGRIAMMKAVVDGIVEPDEDFERSLELCLGCRACEPVCPSGVNYGHLLEEARDIINQNKKHSLPVRVVRKTVFEGLFPHQNRMRTMVGLLGFYQRSGIQTLARKTGYLGLLPDNLATMEKVLPKVPTMKEMKNRPEHLPSLAEKVHRVAFFSGCLMDTMFMKTNDSTMKLLQLAGCEIVIPKEQTCCGALHGHSGEKDSAKELAKRNIAAFEDLGADFIITNAGGCGAFLVDYDHLLKDDPVWSKRAVAFKEKIKDISEILVAVSFHKKVKLELPPQVITYQDSCHLRNVMKTASAPRTLLGAIKGVQYKEMKEADRCCGSAGIYNIVESEMSMVMLDYKMVQAKATHATTIVTANPGCLLQMQLGIEREGLSGKMRGVHIVDLLAEAVK
- a CDS encoding MFS transporter — protein: MELLESKANAKSAYLYFFIIGIVLVAFNLRPAITSLGPLVGMIQEDVGLAHWSAGLLMSLPLVVFAIMSPLVPKIANRLTNEMTLIIGLTSLLIGISIRSIPMTFFLFAGTLMAGLGIAIGNVLLPAVVKDKFPEKFGLMTSVYSTSMGLIASLASGVSIPLAMDLNLGWQGAQIVWAIPVVVAILVWVFLRKHNGKDSRVIQKKAGADSPTLWRTPLAWQIAIFMGFQSFLFYVTISWLPEILHSHGISMGTAGWMLSFTQLMGLPASFFIPVLAGRAQSQVWIAFMLGMCAVVGYSGLLLGASYPILIASIVLIGIALGGSFPLALTYIGLRARNANQAAALSGMTQSTGYLLAAVGPLFIGYLFDLAHSWTIPIITLILVSVVVIIFGMLSGRNRYV
- a CDS encoding DoxX family protein, with translation MFNKFLRENKISAAILAIIRLYLGYAWFTAGFHKLTGGFDASGFLANAVKNPVKGPDGNMVYSWYVHFLENFAIPNIDVFNTIVPWGETLIGLGLMLGCLTTAAMFFGLVMNFSFFLAGTVSHNPTDIFLGFIILTAGYNAGRYGLDRWVVPFIRKTTKTHAEKNKAAV